The segment GGAACTTTTAATGATATAATAGTCGGCGCGTATAATGACGGCTCGGCGGAAGAAGGACTTCCGGCGGATGAATCGGTCGCGAGAAGTTTGATTCCCGCCGGAACCGGCGCTCTCCGCGACTTCAGCTATATTGCGCCCGAT is part of the Candidatus Neomarinimicrobiota bacterium genome and harbors:
- a CDS encoding thiamine pyrophosphate-binding protein, which encodes MGTVKDQIVNKSDDVLLDIGTFNDIIVGAYNDGSAEEGLPADESVARSLIPAGTGALRDFSYIAPD